The Pochonia chlamydosporia 170 chromosome 1, whole genome shotgun sequence genome window below encodes:
- a CDS encoding paraoxonase (similar to Metarhizium acridum CQMa 102 XP_007809693.1), translating to MTNLKSTLPVLLTALLSSVLYFRGTELLMMYNNAPGRLPEINTFKSHEIKFADRVRSCEDALILESRGQAILACDPGRERWNTVMGIFLPGPVVSASLYIYDYKDASEPDNKSLRQVKITNFPGIADFHTLGMVYDEETSTLFAANHAKAGPRIEVFHLDLDNLVATHTGTIQHPLIHGPNSIALVNSRELYVSNDHHFLAKQSLFLARTETFLGLPLGSLVHVKLSKNSPAKVEEAKVVARAGFANGVEILNSTTVALAATSRGAIYLYERHGDGSLTYKSSIRVPFLPDNLSVHGGKLIIAGHPHAPSLTKFTATRHVCNDAVELAKASDEMKRYCETGTATSWAAEWSEKDGLRSLYAGTEYPTSATAARDSKRGVGIIAGLYAKGILVWRE from the exons ATGACGAACCTGAAATCTACTTTG CCAGTGCTTCTGACGGCACTGTTGTCCTCGGTCCTGTACTTCCGAGGCACAGAGCTGCTCATGATGTATAACAATGCCCCAGGTCGCCTGCCAGAGATCAATACCTTTAAAAGCCATGAGATTAAATTTGCAGACCGAGTGCGGAGCTGTGAGGATGCGCTGATACTGGAGAGCCGTGGCCAGGCCATCTTGGCATGCGATCCCGGACGAGAGCGATGGAACACAGTCATG GGCATATTTCTCCCCGGTCCTGTTGTTAGTGCCTCTCTATACATATACGACTACAAAGACGCCTCCGAGCCAGACAACAAGTCCCTTCGACAAGTCAAGATCACCAACTTCCCCGGCATCGCCGACTTTCACACCCTCGGAATGGTATACGACGAAGAGACATCCACCTTGTTCGCCGCCAACCACGCCAAAGCCGGTCCCAGAATCGAAGTCTTCCACTTAGACCTCGACAACCTCGTAGCCACACACACCGGCACGATCCAGCACCCTCTCATCCATGGACCAAACTCAATCGCCCTCGTGAACAGCAGAGAGCTCTACGTCTCCAACGACCACCACTTCCTAGCGAAGCAGTCATTATTTCTTGCCAGGACAGAGACCTTCCTCGGCCTTCCCTTGGGATCACTCGTACACGTCAAGCTCAGCAAAAATTCACCAGCCAAGGTCGAGGAGGCAAAGGTCGTTGCGCGTGCAGGGTTCGCAAACGGCGTTGAGATTCTCAATAGCACCACTGTTGCTCTGGCAGCGACAAGCCGAGGCGCGATATACTTGTACGAGCGCCATGGTGACGGATCGCTGACTTACAAGTCGTCTATTCGCGTGCCTTTTCTTCCAGATAACTTGTCTGTCCATGGGGGCAAGCTTATTATCGCAGGCCATCCCCATGCGCCGTCTCTTACCAAGTTTACTGCGACACGACATGTGTGCAATGATGCAGTGgagttggccaaggcgagcgatgagatgaagaggtACTGTGAGACTGGTACGGCTACGTCGTGGGCAGCAGAGTGGAGTGAAAAGGATGGGCTGAGGAGTCTGTATGCTGGGACGGAGTATCCTACCAGTGCGACTGCGGCGAGGGATTCTAAGAGGGGAGTTGGTATTATTGCCGGATTGTATGCCAAGGGGATTTTGGTTTGGCGAGAGTGA
- a CDS encoding dipeptidyl aminopeptidase/acylaminoacyl peptidase (similar to Metarhizium robertsii ARSEF 23 XP_007818142.1), with protein MPHHLLTHLFPSNESFGYEALRAAGYSNCGASDIGEVITICHNIPPGDEDRWLQEWKAAGHRAVANAKISLSKGNTVGAREAFLRASNYFRTAEFYRRENPHDDQLSKELADASIDTFYKAAELMPYVTTKVAIPYEGTTLPGIMMRPDANDKPRPLIIVNGGFDSTMEEIVYSVGGAALQLGMNVLAFDGPGQGSAVRNQKLFFRHDWEKVVTPVVDFALSHPFVDKSKLVLVGLSMGGYLAARASAFEHRLAAVVLNDGVFDFGSVFLPKEENPDPNAPDMSVILATDEHDEQANVAIRQGAALNTGFKWAMNNAKYVFGLNSEAGTIREAQKYTLKDVVEQIKTPTLVLDAPDDHFMKGQPEELFHKMKCEKELVTLTAEEGASLHCHVGAGSRLGQVMMDWVLDKLSSV; from the coding sequence atgcctcatcatctcctcACACACCTCTTCCCCTCCAACGAAAGTTTCGGCTACGAAGCCCTCCGCGCAGCCGGCTACTCCAACTGCGGCGCCTCAGACATCGGCGAAGTCATCACAATCTGCCACAACATCCCCCCGGGCGACGAAGACCGCTGGCTCCAGGAATGGAAAGCAGCCGGCCATCGCGCCGTGGCCAACGCCAAAATCAGCTTATCCAAAGGCAATACAGTCGGAGCGAGGGAAGCATTCCTCCGCGCATCCAACTACTTCCGCACCGCTGAATTCTACCGTCGTGAGAACCCGCACGACGATCAACTCAGCAAGGAATTAGCAGATGCGAGCATCGACACGTTCTACAAGGCAGCCGAGTTGATGCCATATGTCACCACCAAAGTTGCCATCCCCTACGAGGGAACAACACTACCCGGTATCATGATGAGACCCGATGCCAACGATAAGCCACGACCGCTCATCATTGTAAACGGCGGGTTTGACTCAACAATGGAAGAAATCGTGTACTCTGTTGGCGGCGCCGctctccaacttggcatgAATGTACTTGCCTTTGACGGTCCCGGCCAGGGCTCTGCAGTTCGCAATcaaaagctcttcttcagACATGACTGGGAGAAGGTAGTCACCCCCGTCGTTGACTTTGCTCTGTCGCATCCATTCGTCGACAAGTCGAAACTCGTTCTCGTGGGCCTCAGCATGGGGGGATACCTCGCGGCTCGAGCGAGCGCCTTTGAGCACCGTTTGGCGGCTGTCGTTCTGAATGACGGAGTATTCGACTTTGGCAGCGTATTCCTCCCCAAGGAGGAGAACCCCGATCCCAACGCACCGGATATGAGTGTCATTCTTGCCACGGATGAGCACGACGAGCAAGCAAATGTTGCTATTCGCCAGGGTGCCGCTCTCAACACTGGCTTTAAATGGGCCATGAATAACGCCAAATATGTGTTTGGACTGAACTCCGAGGCAGGGACGATTCGCGAGGCGCAAAAATACACACTCAAGGACGTGGTTGAGCAGATTAAGACGCCGACACTGGTGCTTGATGCGCCGGATGATCATTTCATGAAGGGTCAGCCTGAAGAGCTGTTTCATAAGATGAAGTGCGAGAAGGAATTGGTCACGTTGACTGCGGAGGAGGGCGCCAGTCTGcattgccatgttggcgCTGGCTCGAGGCTGGGACAGGTCATGATGGACTGGGTGCTGGACAAGTTGAGTTCAGTGTAA
- a CDS encoding C6 zinc finger domain-containing protein (similar to Cordyceps militaris CM01 XP_006668114.1) gives MKAISVAQLAIYIVLSFPVLFVLYKHGRPGLLGWIYLFAFCMLRVVGSALDISGSTSASLISSIGLSPLILGTSGILHEGREYLKSDRDPKMGWFYVLLYKMLVLGGLAILAVGSSALQGSHPKESDFTLVKVGISIIVFAWVVLLGWTVLTIGQRSAQTDPFAVRAGKQLTWAVLFALIFIGIRVVYTLVALVTSDPSLSPTTGSLTIRVVLSFLPDLISTLILVGAGFMTRHIRRDMMNRGVGRELSPGSKGYQTQERPVIV, from the exons ATGAAGGCCATTTCAGTCGCCCAGCTGGCAATTTACATTGTCCTATCCTTTCCCGTTCTGTTCGTCCTCTACAAACATGGCCGCCCGGGTCTGCTCGGATGGATCTATCTCTTTGCGTTCTGCATGCTGCGAGTTGTTGGAAGTGCATTGGACATTAGCGGAAGCACCTCTGCTAGTCTTATTTCCAGTATTGGTTTGTCGCCGTTGATTCTTGGGACGTCCGGTATTCTCCACGAAGG GCGAGAATATTTGAAATCAGATCGGGACCCCAAAATGGGATGGTTTTATGTCCTCTTGTACAAAATGCTGGTCCTGGGTGGtcttgccatccttgcaGTGGGTAGTTCCGCTCTCCAAGGCTCTCACCCCAAGGAATCCGACTTTACcctcgtcaaagttggaatCAGTATCATTGTCTTCGCCTGGGTTGTTTTACTGGGTTGGACGGTATTGACTATTGGCCAAAGGAGTGCTCAGACTGATCCTTTTGCTGTCCGGGCTGGTAAACAG CTGACATGGGCGGTTCTATTTGCGCTCATCTTTATTGGTATTCGAGTCGTATATACCCTTGTCGCGCTGGTTACGAGCGATCCGAGCCTCAGCCCAACGACTGGATCATTGACAATACGGGTGGTGCTCTCATTTCTGCCAGACCTCATTAGTACCTTGATTCTTGTGGGTGCGGGTTTCATGACGAGACATATTAGGCGGGATATGATGAACCGGGGAGTTGGTCGTGAGCTGTCACCTGGATCGAAGGGCTATCAGACGCAGGAGCGGCCGGTGATTGTGTAG
- a CDS encoding Zn(2)-C6 fungal-type DNA-binding domain-containing protein (similar to Metarhizium robertsii ARSEF 23 XP_007818141.1): MVGQKSCDRHGVDCVYDRPAKSNGPSTPKIQRNASFERTSQTAGSSSESSHLMIGESRDRRYREMRLLHYFTVKVTRTFPGYFLPEVKTIWTEDVPVMAMEYEPLLNAIMALSIQHMVFMDTTSGILQPNQLASQGAKYLEATLQEHRRAIGSLDRTIADPASFTSVILALYAFANLRERTFEPYIPPVPWLQMCKGVMNVFRITMAFVRNDPTAKINVVNQSSSAFVEPSVIFCEAHRNRFPYLLISQPRESDTEEDQEAYSSTACLIGALLTAQEGGEPSVTTWRKVVIFPILFPMRFVDLLSLRRPRALVILAHYFGVASKFDSVWWVGDSPRREVLAIAEYLGSDWQYQMAWPMEAIRQTSTPSGLAATIQ, encoded by the coding sequence ATGGTCGGACAGAAAAGTTGTGATAGGCACGGTGTTGACTGTGTTTATGACAGACCAGCCAAATCCAATGGACCTTCTACCCCCAAGATTCAACGTAACGCATCTTTTGAGCGGACCAGTCAAACTGCTGGGAGCAGCTCAGAATCTTCACATTTGATGATCGGAGAGAGTCGCGATCGCCGTTATCGAGAAATGCGGTTGTTGCACTATTTTACTGTGAAAGTAACAAGGACGTTCCCGGGATACTTTCTGCCTGAAGTTAAGACGATTTGGACCGAAGATGTGCCTGTCATGGCTATGGAATACGAGCCCTTGCTTaacgccatcatggcctTGTCCATTCAACACATGGTGTTCATGGACACAACCAGCGGAATTTTGCAACCAAACCAACTTGCATCACAAGGGGCAAAGTATCTCGAAGCGACTCTCCAGGAGCATCGCAGGGCCATTGGTTCTCTAGATAGGACCATCGCCGACCCTGCCAGCTTCACGTCTGTGATTCTCGCACTCTATGCGTTTGCAAACTTGAGAGAGCGGACATTTGAGCCGTACATTCCTCCAGTCCCGTGGCTACAAATGTGCAAAGGGGTAATGAACGTATTCAGAATCACCATGGCGTTCGTACGCAATGACCCAACGGCGAAGATAAATGTGGTCAACCAATCGTCCTCCGCGTTCGTCGAACCCTCGGTCATCTTCTGTGAGGCACACAGAAATCGGTTCCCATACCTGCTCATTTCACAGCCAAGAGAGTCTGATACTGAAGAGGACCAAGAGGCGTACTCTAGCACTGCCTGCTTGATCGGGGCGTTGTTGACTGCCCAAGAAGGAGGCGAACCATCCGTAACGACCTGGAGGAAGGTCGTCATATTCCCAATTCTCTTTCCAATGCGGTTTGTAGATTTGCTGAGCCTCCGACGGCCGCGTGCTCTTGTCATTCTTGCACACTACTTTGGCGTGGCCTCAAAATTTGACAGCGTATGGTGGGTGGGAGATAGCCCTCGAAGGGAAGTTCTCGCGATTGCGGAGTATCTAGGATCAGATTGGCAGTATCAGATGGCGTGGCCGATGGAGGCTATTCGCCAAACAAGCACTCCATCTGGTCTTGCGGCGACAATACAATAA
- a CDS encoding peptidoglycan-binding LysM domain-containing protein (similar to Metarhizium robertsii ARSEF 23 XP_007818140.1), whose amino-acid sequence MSRFSRYDTDEERLPEGMTRVGYDADTQVYTFKDADGSYWESAPGCQYGQLTRVGDGHPDDASDTEPFLSHNDMSPSKSWRTELMPLLNFGVIIGVALLGLFWYLHYAASGGDNNAQPLCHPGTSPYAVRQDDTCWAIGHDRGISVDDILRNNKGLDCDRLNVGSVICLPD is encoded by the coding sequence ATGTCCCGATTCTCTCGTTACGACACCGACGAAGAAAGATTGCCGGAGGGCATGACCCGGGTTGGCTATGATGCTGACACTCAGGTTTACACATTCAAAGATGCAGATGGCAGTTACTGGGAGAGTGCTCCAGGCTGCCAATATGGACAGTTGACGCgggttggtgatgggcaCCCAGATGATGCCTCGGACACTGAGCCTTTCTTATCGCATAATGACATGTCGCCTTCCAAGTCGTGGCGAACGGAGCTGATGCCACTCCTTAACTTTGGTGTCATTATTGGCGTGGCTCTTCTCGGTCTCTTCTGGTACCTCCATTATGCTGCATCCGGTGGTGACAACAATGCGCAGCCACTTTGTCACCCAGGCACCTCACCATACGCCGTCCGGCAAGATGACACTTGCTGGGCCATTGGACACGATCGGGGAATCAGTGTCGATGATATTTTACGCAATAACAAGGGGCTGGATTGCGACAGACTCAATGTGGGCTCTGTTATTTGCCTACCTGATTAG